A segment of the Streptomyces sp. NBC_00376 genome:
TGGCTGCACCTGGTCGACCTGGACGCCGCGTTCGGCACCGGGGACAACCGGGCGCTGATCGCCGAGGTGGCCGGTGCCATGGACATCAAGGTCGAGCTCTCCGGCGGCATCCGCGACGACGCCTCGCTCGCCGCCGCCCTCGCCACCGGCTGCCGCCGGGTCAACCTCGGCACCGCCGCCCTGGAGACCCCGGAATGGGTCGCCAAGGTCATCGCCGAGCACGGCGACCAGATCGCCGTCGGCCTCGACGTCCGCGGCACCACGCTGCGCGGCCGCGGCTGGACCCGCGACGGCGGCGACCTCTACGAGACGCTCGCCCGCCTCGACTCCGAGGGCTGCGCCCGCTACGTCGTCACCGACATCGCCAAGGACGGCACGCTCCAGGGCCCCAACCTGGAGCTCCTGAAGAACGTCTGCGCCGCCACCGACAAGCCCGTCGTCGCCTCCGGCGGCGTCTCCTCGCTGGACGACCTGCGGGCCATCGCCTCGCTCGTCCCGGACGGCGTCGAGGGCGCGATCGTCGGCAAGGCGCTGTACGCGAAGGCGTTCACCCTCGAAGAAGCGCTGCAGGTGGTCTCCGGATGAGCGACACCGTCAACCGCGTCTCCTCCGGCGGCCCGTGGGAGGACAAGTTCGGTTACTCCCGCGCGGTGGAGCTGCCGAACGGCCTCGTCCTGGTCGCCGGCTGCACCTCGGTGGAGAACGGCCAGATCTCCGCGGGCGGCCCGTA
Coding sequences within it:
- the priA gene encoding bifunctional 1-(5-phosphoribosyl)-5-((5-phosphoribosylamino)methylideneamino)imidazole-4-carboxamide isomerase/phosphoribosylanthranilate isomerase PriA, with the protein product MPKLELLPAVDVRDGQAVRLVHGESGSETSYGSPLEAALAWQRAGAEWLHLVDLDAAFGTGDNRALIAEVAGAMDIKVELSGGIRDDASLAAALATGCRRVNLGTAALETPEWVAKVIAEHGDQIAVGLDVRGTTLRGRGWTRDGGDLYETLARLDSEGCARYVVTDIAKDGTLQGPNLELLKNVCAATDKPVVASGGVSSLDDLRAIASLVPDGVEGAIVGKALYAKAFTLEEALQVVSG